In Drosophila innubila isolate TH190305 chromosome 2R unlocalized genomic scaffold, UK_Dinn_1.0 1_C_2R, whole genome shotgun sequence, the following are encoded in one genomic region:
- the LOC117785505 gene encoding uncharacterized protein LOC117785505, whose protein sequence is MASSSDLNVVVDVVIPVVFVIAIFVINGFVLRLIMRKRREYQNLPQQQQLEEKPTTSATAATAATTTELHQVTVEVTVAGGANDDDSCSIEMERL, encoded by the coding sequence atggCCAGCTCCAGTGATTTAAATGTAGTGGTGGATGTTGTGATTCctgttgtatttgtaattgcaATATTCGTTATCAACGGTTTTGTGCTGCGCCTCATAATGCGTAAGCGTCGCGAATACCAAAatctgccacagcagcagcagctggaggagAAGCCCACAACAtcggcgacagcagcaacagcagcaacaaccacagagTTGCATCAAGTAACTGTTGAAGTAACTGTTGCAGGAGGAGCAAACGATGATGATAGCTGTTCCATTGAAATGGAGCGACTGTAG
- the LOC117785499 gene encoding proteasomal ubiquitin receptor ADRM1 homolog isoform X1 — protein sequence MFGRQSGLGSSNSSNLVEFRAGRMNMVGKMVHPDARKGLVYMTQSDDGLMHFCWKDRTSGKVEDDLIVFPDDFEYKRVDQCKSGRVYVLKFKSSSRRMFFWMQEPKTDKDDEHCRRINELLNNPPSAHQRGGGGSGSEGTDLQYMLNNMSQQQLMQLFGGVGQMGGLSSLLGQMNTRTPSSRNTASSGGGSGGGGSGSGALQTPENVSVQRTPSAPTKGSKSGSSRNNLLSESSAGGGSSSADADADASGKNKETTTTPTNTKTTTSGAYANPFQAYLSNLSPEHGAGRSLTIDLSTALSGADAINQLIADPERVKSLIVHLPESEDADEDRKQQIKDHISSPQFQQALAQFSNALQSAQLGPVVKQFELSHDAVAAAYSGNLEEFVRALEKSLPVGASMAAEEASKETPVADKKGDAEPAKDKDESAASTEKQEEKQK from the exons ATGTTTGGCAGACAGAGTGGTTTGGGCAGTTCCAACAGCTCCAATCTTGTGGAGTTTCGTGCTGGCCGCATGAATATGGTTGGTAAAATGGTGCATCCGGATGCGCGCAAGGGTCTCGTCTACATGACCCAAAGCGACGATGGACTGATGCATTTCTGCTGGAAGGATCGCACCAGCGGCAAGGTGGAAGATGATCTCATTGTCTTTCCCGATGACTTTGAGTACAAGCGTGTGGATCAGTGTAAATCTGGTCGCGTCTATGTGCTGAAATTCAAGTCGAGTTCGCGTCGCATGTTCTTCTGGATGCAGGAGCCCAAGACGGACAAGGACGACGAGCACTGCAGACGCATCAACGAGCTACTCAACAATCCACCCTCGGCACATCAGCGCGGCGgcggaggcagcggcagcgaagGCACCGATCTCCAATACATGCTCAACAACatgtcgcagcagcagctgatgcAGCTCTTCGGCGGAGTGGGTCAGATGGGCGGATTAAGCTCTCTGCTGGGCCAAATGAA tacgCGCACGCCTTCATCGCGGAACACTGCATCCTCGGGTGGCGGCAGCGGGGGCGGAGGGTCGGGCAGCGGCGCTCTACAAACGCCCGAAAATGTGAGCGTGCAACGCACACCGTCCGCACCAACCAAGGGCTCCAAGTCCGGGAGCAGCCGCAACAATCTGCTGAGCGAATCCTCTGCTGGCGGTGGCAGCTCAAGCGCTGATGCCGACGCCGATGCCTCCGGTAAGAACAaagaaaccacaacaacaccaacaaatacaaaaacaacaacaagtggagCATATGCAAATCCATTCCAAGCCTATTTATCCAATCTCTCCCCTGAACATGGCGCAGGTCGTTCACTAACTATCGACCTGTCCACGGCACTGTCCGGCGCCGATGCCATCAATCAACTAATTGCGGATCCGGAGCGTGTCAAGTCGTTAATTGTTCACCTGCCGGAGTCTGAGGATGCCGATGAGGATCGCAAGCAACAGATCAAGGATCACATCAGTTCGCCACAATTTCAACAGGCCCTCGCTCAGTTCTCCAATGCCCTGCAATCGGCCCAACTTGGACCCGTCGTTAAGCAATTTGAATTATCCCATGATGCAGTCGCTGCCGCCTACTCCGGCAATCTGGAAGAATTTGTGCGTGCCCTTGAGAAGAGTCTGCCAGTCGGTGCCTCAATGGCGGCCGAGGAGGCTTCCAAGGAGACTCCCGTGGCCGATAAGAAAGGCGATGCTGAACCAGCCAAGGATAAGGATGAGAGCGCCGCATCCACTGAGAAACAAGAAGAGAAGCAAAAATAA
- the LOC117785499 gene encoding proteasomal ubiquitin receptor ADRM1 homolog isoform X2, producing the protein MFGRQSGLGSSNSSNLVEFRAGRMNMVGKMVHPDARKGLVYMTQSDDGLMHFCWKDRTSGKVEDDLIVFPDDFEYKRVDQCKSGRVYVLKFKSSSRRMFFWMQEPKTDKDDEHCRRINELLNNPPSAHQRGGGGSGSEGTDLQYMLNNMSQQQLMQLFGGVGQMGGLSSLLGQMNTRTPSSRNTASSGGGSGGGGSGSGALQTPENVSVQRTPSAPTKGSKSGSSRNNLLSESSAGGGSSSADADADASGRSLTIDLSTALSGADAINQLIADPERVKSLIVHLPESEDADEDRKQQIKDHISSPQFQQALAQFSNALQSAQLGPVVKQFELSHDAVAAAYSGNLEEFVRALEKSLPVGASMAAEEASKETPVADKKGDAEPAKDKDESAASTEKQEEKQK; encoded by the exons ATGTTTGGCAGACAGAGTGGTTTGGGCAGTTCCAACAGCTCCAATCTTGTGGAGTTTCGTGCTGGCCGCATGAATATGGTTGGTAAAATGGTGCATCCGGATGCGCGCAAGGGTCTCGTCTACATGACCCAAAGCGACGATGGACTGATGCATTTCTGCTGGAAGGATCGCACCAGCGGCAAGGTGGAAGATGATCTCATTGTCTTTCCCGATGACTTTGAGTACAAGCGTGTGGATCAGTGTAAATCTGGTCGCGTCTATGTGCTGAAATTCAAGTCGAGTTCGCGTCGCATGTTCTTCTGGATGCAGGAGCCCAAGACGGACAAGGACGACGAGCACTGCAGACGCATCAACGAGCTACTCAACAATCCACCCTCGGCACATCAGCGCGGCGgcggaggcagcggcagcgaagGCACCGATCTCCAATACATGCTCAACAACatgtcgcagcagcagctgatgcAGCTCTTCGGCGGAGTGGGTCAGATGGGCGGATTAAGCTCTCTGCTGGGCCAAATGAA tacgCGCACGCCTTCATCGCGGAACACTGCATCCTCGGGTGGCGGCAGCGGGGGCGGAGGGTCGGGCAGCGGCGCTCTACAAACGCCCGAAAATGTGAGCGTGCAACGCACACCGTCCGCACCAACCAAGGGCTCCAAGTCCGGGAGCAGCCGCAACAATCTGCTGAGCGAATCCTCTGCTGGCGGTGGCAGCTCAAGCGCTGATGCCGACGCCGATGCCTCCG GTCGTTCACTAACTATCGACCTGTCCACGGCACTGTCCGGCGCCGATGCCATCAATCAACTAATTGCGGATCCGGAGCGTGTCAAGTCGTTAATTGTTCACCTGCCGGAGTCTGAGGATGCCGATGAGGATCGCAAGCAACAGATCAAGGATCACATCAGTTCGCCACAATTTCAACAGGCCCTCGCTCAGTTCTCCAATGCCCTGCAATCGGCCCAACTTGGACCCGTCGTTAAGCAATTTGAATTATCCCATGATGCAGTCGCTGCCGCCTACTCCGGCAATCTGGAAGAATTTGTGCGTGCCCTTGAGAAGAGTCTGCCAGTCGGTGCCTCAATGGCGGCCGAGGAGGCTTCCAAGGAGACTCCCGTGGCCGATAAGAAAGGCGATGCTGAACCAGCCAAGGATAAGGATGAGAGCGCCGCATCCACTGAGAAACAAGAAGAGAAGCAAAAATAA